CACTGATTATGTTGCATCTGAGGAGTTTATTGAAACATGTACAAAACAAGAATGAAACGCACACGATTAACTAAAAAGGAACGGGAAATCAGCTAGGTGTTAGCCATTTTAGCTGTGAGGAAGCTGTGTTGGAGCAACATCTCCAATCAGGAGTCAGAATCAACTCCATTATATATTTAAAGGGGGTGGGGGATTAATTGGCAGAGGAAGGGGAGGAGATTGTAAGGGGAGGGGGTAAAAAGAAGCTCCTAGAATCCGTGGACTTTGAGCTGCTCCTCTTTGGCCAGTTCAATCTatgtagaaaacacacacacacacacacacacacacacacacacacacacacacacacagttcagtgtacaacaacaacaacaacacaatgaTATTGGTATATGACCTCAATGTATAGATGAACACACCTCTGTGAGAAACTGGCAGATGTTTTTGCGCTGGTCTCCCTGCAGCTGGATCACTTCACCATACTCAGGGTGCTCAATCACTGTCCCATTGCATGCAAATTTctgcaacacaaacacaccataaTAAAGCAAGTAAACAGCAGATGGAGCGCTCATTTTCCTGCACATCGTGATCTGAGAACACTGgtgtttacacattttaataccTATGGGCACAACAGACTGAGGTTCAGACCTTTTTGAAGGCTTTGACTAGCTTCTTCTTATCATAGTCGTCGGCAATGCCCTGCACCGTGGTCAGAGTCTTCCTGCCGTTCCTCTGTTGGATTCTTATGTGGATGTAGTCCTCAGTCCCTGCTGGGAGCCGATCATCACCCTTAGTTGCATCAGCAAAGGGGTCtggaacaaacacacacggTATAAACAGTTCCTGTATACGTCAGTT
This genomic interval from Silurus meridionalis isolate SWU-2019-XX chromosome 22, ASM1480568v1, whole genome shotgun sequence contains the following:
- the eif1 gene encoding eukaryotic translation initiation factor 1, whose protein sequence is MSAIQNLQTFDPFADATKGDDRLPAGTEDYIHIRIQQRNGRKTLTTVQGIADDYDKKKLVKAFKKKFACNGTVIEHPEYGEVIQLQGDQRKNICQFLTEIELAKEEQLKVHGF